In Flavobacterium lacustre, a genomic segment contains:
- a CDS encoding DUF6155 family protein encodes MSKRDLKKYLTELNKEQLEEQILELYEKFSPVKVYYNFVFNPKEETLLQESKLKISHEYYPIKKSGRRSKPKMRRSVAQKYIKHFILLGVDSFIIADIMLYNIEIAQTFSAEHPVKQELFYKSMFNSFDQAVVFLISNGILNEFKSRIHSIHNETIVQKWFNEPEFNAVIERLE; translated from the coding sequence ATGAGCAAACGTGATTTAAAAAAATACCTGACCGAACTCAATAAAGAGCAACTCGAAGAGCAAATTTTGGAATTGTATGAAAAGTTTAGTCCGGTAAAAGTGTACTATAATTTTGTTTTTAATCCAAAAGAAGAAACGCTTTTGCAGGAATCTAAACTTAAAATCTCACATGAATATTATCCGATAAAAAAATCGGGGAGGAGAAGCAAACCAAAAATGAGGCGTTCTGTTGCCCAAAAATACATTAAGCATTTTATTCTTTTAGGAGTTGATTCTTTTATCATTGCAGATATAATGCTTTACAATATCGAAATTGCCCAAACATTTTCAGCGGAACATCCTGTAAAACAAGAGCTTTTTTATAAAAGCATGTTCAATTCATTTGATCAAGCTGTCGTTTTTTTGATATCCAATGGAATTTTGAATGAATTTAAATCCCGAATTCATTCCATTCACAACGAAACTATTGTACAAAAATGGTTTAACGAACCTGAATTTAATGCTGTTATCGAGCGATTGGAATAG
- a CDS encoding DUF3817 domain-containing protein, giving the protein MLKIFKIIAILEGISYLVLFSNMLFIKPNHFDLYKTLLYPIGMSHGVLFVAYIVLAVLLKFKENWDAKKLGIIGVASVIPFGTFYIEKKYLKNA; this is encoded by the coding sequence ATGCTTAAGATTTTCAAAATTATCGCTATTCTCGAAGGAATTTCCTATTTGGTTTTATTTTCAAACATGCTTTTTATTAAACCTAATCATTTTGATTTGTATAAAACATTGCTTTATCCAATTGGGATGTCACATGGCGTTTTATTCGTGGCTTACATTGTTTTGGCTGTATTACTAAAATTCAAAGAAAATTGGGATGCAAAAAAACTGGGAATTATTGGTGTAGCTTCGGTAATCCCTTTTGGTACTTTTTATATTGAAAAGAAATACTTAAAAAATGCGTAA
- a CDS encoding mechanosensitive ion channel family protein, translating into MRKIIEIIFNFLYPILRKWGLGSTFASYLSLAINLLILCVLAYGIYVLSRLILVTAMAIVAQKTKTRFDDLLVSNKTAKYIAYLIPLSFIYKSVPVILDRFEYWEGVFGKMVGIYIVMLLLWIVRTIFNALRDYLKLIPSYSDKPIDSFIQVIMIVLWAVGITVIISKLFDIDQKELLTILGAVSALIILIFRDTLLGFVASVQVSINDMVRIGDWITMDKFGADGDVIEINLATVKVRNFDNTTTTIPTYSLSSDSFHNWRGMLNSDGRRIKRHILIKTGSIRFLEDSELEDLKKIELISAYIDTRKLEIDDYNSTNKIDKSLAINGRNLTNFGLFRKYITQYLQNYPGLNREMVMLCRQLQSTSQGTPLEIYAFSHDKRFENYEYIMADIFDHIIASVRYFDLEIYELPSEKDSLGSEIQ; encoded by the coding sequence ATGCGTAAAATAATAGAAATTATATTCAATTTTCTATATCCAATTCTCCGAAAATGGGGATTGGGAAGCACTTTTGCCTCTTATTTAAGTTTAGCTATAAATCTATTAATACTGTGTGTTTTAGCATACGGAATCTATGTTTTATCTCGGCTTATTCTGGTTACGGCTATGGCTATTGTAGCTCAAAAAACCAAAACAAGATTCGATGATTTATTGGTCAGTAACAAAACAGCCAAATACATCGCCTATCTAATTCCATTGTCATTCATTTATAAATCGGTACCGGTTATTTTAGACCGATTTGAATATTGGGAAGGCGTTTTTGGAAAAATGGTTGGTATTTATATCGTCATGTTACTTCTATGGATTGTTCGAACCATTTTTAATGCATTAAGAGATTATCTCAAATTAATACCTTCTTACAGTGATAAACCAATAGATAGTTTCATCCAGGTAATTATGATTGTCTTGTGGGCCGTTGGAATTACTGTGATTATTTCAAAATTATTTGATATCGACCAAAAGGAATTATTGACTATTTTGGGAGCAGTTTCGGCTTTGATTATCTTAATTTTCAGGGATACTTTGTTGGGATTTGTGGCTAGTGTTCAGGTTTCTATAAACGATATGGTTCGTATTGGCGATTGGATTACGATGGATAAATTTGGTGCCGATGGAGATGTGATAGAAATTAATTTGGCTACCGTAAAAGTTCGAAATTTTGATAATACCACCACTACAATCCCTACGTATAGTCTGAGTTCCGATTCTTTTCATAACTGGCGCGGTATGCTGAATTCGGATGGACGACGAATAAAAAGACATATTCTTATCAAAACAGGCAGCATCCGATTTCTTGAAGATTCAGAATTAGAAGATTTGAAAAAAATTGAACTTATAAGTGCTTATATCGATACCCGAAAACTAGAAATTGATGACTATAATTCAACTAATAAGATAGATAAATCACTGGCTATTAATGGTCGGAATTTAACCAACTTTGGTTTGTTTCGTAAATATATCACACAATATCTTCAGAATTATCCGGGATTAAACCGGGAGATGGTTATGCTTTGTCGCCAATTGCAGTCAACTTCACAAGGCACTCCGCTTGAGATTTATGCTTTTTCGCACGACAAACGTTTTGAAAATTATGAATACATCATGGCCGATATATTTGATCATATTATAGCTTCGGTTCGTTATTTTGATTTAGAAATATATGAACTGCCTTCAGAGAAAGATTCTCTTGGTTCAGAAATACAATAA
- a CDS encoding acyl-CoA thioesterase: MRFHTRKWVKPEDLNPNGTLFGGKLLAWLDEELTLYSIIQLENSRIVTKHMSEINFRSSAKQGDIIEIGIDVVKFGNTSLVLTCEARNMMTRETIITIDNTTMVNLGADGKPKAHGKTQIEFVKDRL; this comes from the coding sequence ATGCGATTTCATACTAGAAAATGGGTTAAACCCGAAGATTTAAATCCAAACGGAACTTTATTTGGAGGAAAATTATTAGCTTGGTTGGACGAAGAATTAACTTTATATTCTATTATTCAACTAGAAAACTCCAGAATTGTTACCAAACATATGTCGGAAATTAATTTTAGAAGTTCTGCTAAACAAGGAGATATTATAGAGATTGGAATTGATGTAGTTAAGTTCGGAAATACTTCGCTTGTTCTTACCTGTGAAGCCAGAAACATGATGACACGAGAAACAATTATCACAATTGACAATACCACAATGGTTAATCTTGGTGCTGATGGAAAACCAAAAGCGCATGGAAAAACACAAATTGAATTTGTTAAAGATCGATTGTAA
- a CDS encoding glyoxalase produces MNQRDVFIKEFRGPAIGIVTAQSSTEESFQNEVLRPVLKLQNDLFVASFLNYISKNKADFYTHTVEKKMAIIENAIQKDIKFRNALKGMIIGLFTADEYCLYIKNSSSLNKRMMSMLTERLKSQVQLFDVIT; encoded by the coding sequence ATGAATCAAAGAGATGTTTTTATAAAGGAATTTCGAGGACCAGCAATAGGGATTGTAACCGCACAATCTTCAACAGAAGAATCGTTTCAAAATGAAGTCCTTCGCCCTGTTTTGAAACTGCAGAACGATTTATTTGTCGCTTCATTCCTCAATTATATAAGTAAAAATAAAGCTGATTTTTACACACATACCGTAGAGAAAAAAATGGCTATTATAGAAAATGCAATTCAAAAAGATATTAAGTTTAGAAATGCACTGAAAGGAATGATTATCGGATTATTTACCGCCGATGAATATTGCTTGTATATAAAAAATTCCTCCAGTCTCAACAAAAGAATGATGAGTATGCTCACAGAACGATTGAAAAGCCAAGTACAATTGTTTGATGTCATAACATAA
- a CDS encoding alpha/beta fold hydrolase yields MKEEYFKWYSPNLSRDIEMLVFGHSGYPVILFPTSMGSFHENKDMGLIDAAKWYVEQGLIQIFCPASIDKDSFYNKQILPIHRIENHTWYDKMICHEIVEKVRHNSPSGKVVMAGCSFGGYHAANFAFRHPGYVSHLFSMSGAFSIKSFMEGFHNDDVFFNSPEDFLYGLNDHELWNMDIVLGTSNWDICYDANLKLSKVLSDRNVHHWLDLRQDRAHDWPVWEEMFPHYLSRIKFF; encoded by the coding sequence ATGAAAGAAGAATATTTCAAATGGTACTCACCTAATCTAAGCCGGGATATCGAAATGTTAGTTTTTGGACATTCCGGATATCCTGTGATTTTGTTTCCAACTTCTATGGGAAGTTTCCATGAAAATAAAGATATGGGACTCATTGACGCTGCAAAATGGTATGTCGAACAAGGATTAATACAAATATTTTGTCCTGCAAGCATTGATAAAGACAGTTTTTACAACAAACAAATTCTTCCGATTCATCGCATAGAAAATCATACTTGGTACGATAAAATGATTTGTCATGAGATTGTTGAAAAAGTAAGACATAATTCTCCTTCGGGAAAAGTGGTTATGGCCGGTTGTAGTTTTGGAGGGTATCATGCTGCTAATTTTGCGTTTCGTCATCCGGGATATGTGAGTCATCTGTTTTCTATGAGTGGTGCTTTTAGTATAAAAAGCTTTATGGAAGGTTTTCATAATGACGATGTGTTTTTTAATAGTCCTGAAGATTTTTTATACGGACTAAACGACCATGAACTTTGGAATATGGACATAGTTTTAGGAACCTCTAACTGGGATATTTGCTATGATGCCAATCTAAAGTTAAGTAAGGTTTTAAGCGACCGGAATGTGCATCACTGGTTAGATTTGCGCCAAGACAGGGCACACGATTGGCCGGTTTGGGAAGAAATGTTTCCTCATTATTTATCACGAATCAAGTTTTTTTAA
- a CDS encoding ATP-grasp domain-containing protein codes for MKKIGILFGMEDTFPQAFIDRVNSKNEKGIIAEAVAIDKVVQNSDGEYAVIIDRISQDVPFYRAYLKNAALTGTNVINNPFWWSADDKFFNNALADTLGVPLPNTVILPSAEHPTDTTGKSFRNLKYPMDWQGIFDYVGFPAYMKPYAGGGWKNVYRLENKEEFWEKHQETGQLVMMLQEEIVFTEYFRVYCLGCKAVRIMQYEPRNPHHLRYVIDGPPVDKKLLATIKDYTLRLCKGLGYDFNTVEFAVRDGIPYAIDFGNPAPDAELSSVGAENFEWVVEEAAKMAIAAAKKQKPGKMNLTWGTFIKEAVAGK; via the coding sequence ATGAAAAAAATCGGAATTTTATTTGGAATGGAAGATACCTTTCCACAAGCATTTATAGATCGTGTAAACTCAAAAAACGAAAAAGGAATTATTGCCGAGGCGGTTGCTATTGATAAAGTGGTTCAAAATAGTGATGGTGAATACGCCGTAATTATAGATCGTATTTCACAAGATGTTCCTTTTTATCGTGCGTATTTGAAAAATGCGGCTTTAACAGGAACAAATGTGATTAATAATCCGTTTTGGTGGAGTGCTGATGATAAGTTTTTTAACAATGCGTTGGCCGATACTTTGGGCGTTCCGTTGCCTAATACCGTAATTCTTCCTTCGGCGGAACATCCTACAGATACTACTGGAAAATCGTTTCGGAATTTAAAATATCCAATGGATTGGCAAGGTATTTTTGATTATGTTGGATTTCCTGCATACATGAAACCGTATGCTGGCGGTGGTTGGAAAAATGTGTATCGATTAGAAAATAAAGAAGAGTTTTGGGAAAAACATCAGGAAACGGGACAGTTAGTAATGATGTTACAAGAGGAAATTGTTTTTACAGAATATTTCAGAGTGTATTGTTTGGGCTGCAAAGCGGTTCGAATTATGCAATATGAACCTAGAAATCCCCATCATTTGAGGTATGTTATTGACGGTCCTCCTGTGGATAAAAAATTATTAGCGACTATAAAAGACTATACTTTACGACTTTGTAAAGGTTTGGGTTATGATTTTAATACAGTTGAATTTGCTGTTCGTGACGGAATTCCGTATGCGATAGATTTTGGAAATCCTGCCCCTGATGCTGAATTAAGTTCTGTTGGTGCCGAAAATTTTGAATGGGTTGTTGAGGAAGCTGCAAAAATGGCTATCGCTGCCGCAAAAAAACAAAAACCAGGTAAAATGAATTTGACTTGGGGAACCTTTATCAAAGAAGCTGTTGCGGGGAAATAA
- a CDS encoding carboxylate-amine ligase → MKKLPVFTLGVEEEYQIIDPVTRDLRSHLSKIVDGAKIILNEQVKAEMHQSVVEVGTNICKSVAEAKAEIKFLRSKIVELADKQELIVGGAGTHPFSKWQDQPITDDPRYHDIVNELQDAARSNLIFGMHCHVGIENREIGLQLMNQATYFLPHIFALSTNSPFWEGRQTGYKSFRTKVFDKFPRTGLPEYFDSVSSYENYLETLVKTNCIDNPKKIWWDLRLHPFYNTIEFRICDMCLTVEETICIVAIIQAIVAKLYKLNMNNTSFNIYRLALIKENKFRAARYGIDNNMIDFGLQKEVETKMLILELLEFIDDVVDELGSREDINYVHEILKNGTGADKQLAVFQETNNLSKVVDFITSEFTKGL, encoded by the coding sequence ATGAAAAAATTACCTGTTTTCACACTTGGTGTGGAAGAAGAATATCAGATTATTGATCCTGTTACCAGAGATTTGCGTTCGCATTTGTCTAAAATTGTAGATGGTGCCAAAATCATATTGAATGAGCAAGTCAAAGCTGAAATGCATCAATCTGTTGTAGAAGTTGGTACTAATATTTGTAAAAGTGTTGCTGAGGCTAAGGCTGAAATCAAGTTTTTGCGTTCTAAAATTGTAGAATTGGCCGATAAACAAGAACTGATTGTGGGCGGCGCCGGAACGCATCCTTTTTCGAAATGGCAAGACCAGCCCATTACGGATGATCCGCGTTATCATGACATTGTGAATGAATTGCAGGATGCGGCACGTTCGAATTTAATCTTCGGAATGCATTGTCATGTGGGTATTGAAAATCGAGAAATTGGTTTGCAATTGATGAATCAGGCAACTTATTTTTTGCCACATATTTTTGCGCTTTCTACGAATTCTCCTTTTTGGGAAGGCCGACAAACGGGTTATAAATCTTTTAGAACTAAAGTTTTTGATAAGTTTCCAAGAACTGGATTGCCGGAATATTTTGATTCAGTTAGTTCGTATGAGAATTATTTGGAGACTTTGGTGAAAACCAATTGTATTGATAATCCCAAAAAAATATGGTGGGATTTACGTTTACATCCATTTTATAATACGATCGAATTCAGGATTTGTGATATGTGTTTAACGGTTGAAGAGACGATATGTATTGTTGCTATTATTCAGGCAATTGTGGCTAAATTATATAAGCTGAATATGAATAATACGAGTTTTAATATTTATCGATTGGCGTTAATCAAAGAAAATAAATTTAGAGCGGCTCGTTATGGAATCGATAATAATATGATTGATTTTGGTTTGCAAAAAGAGGTTGAAACCAAAATGCTTATTCTGGAGCTTTTAGAATTTATTGATGATGTTGTTGATGAATTAGGAAGTCGTGAAGACATAAATTATGTACATGAAATTTTGAAAAACGGAACCGGAGCAGATAAGCAACTTGCCGTTTTTCAAGAAACAAATAATCTTTCAAAAGTCGTTGACTTTATAACAAGTGAATTTACCAAGGGGTTGTAA
- a CDS encoding type 1 glutamine amidotransferase: MSDKVIKIALLDMYNGEPNQGMRCIIDIINRFTPVVTFKVFDVRGKCELPQIDKYDIYISSGGPGNPLIGDGDWDTKYYEFIDALNKWNTDKPTKKHVLFICHSFQMACKHFGLAEITKRNDTSFGVMTIHKTKEGLDDPLFEGLSDPFYAIDSRDYQVVQPKLSVFAKKGAKIISLEKIRDYVQYERAIMAVRFTDYFVGTQFHPEADPVSFITHLRNKEAKNKIRAMKGKKKFRNMLEDLLDDDKIYRTNETLIPNFLRIAINDLIKTKKIMSN, translated from the coding sequence ATGAGCGATAAAGTCATAAAAATAGCCCTTTTGGATATGTACAACGGTGAACCTAATCAAGGAATGCGATGTATTATTGATATTATTAACCGGTTTACGCCAGTAGTGACTTTTAAAGTTTTTGATGTTAGAGGAAAATGTGAATTGCCACAAATTGATAAATATGATATTTATATTTCATCCGGCGGACCAGGAAACCCGTTGATTGGTGATGGAGATTGGGATACTAAATATTATGAATTTATTGATGCTCTGAATAAATGGAATACAGATAAACCAACAAAAAAACATGTTTTGTTTATTTGTCATTCCTTTCAAATGGCTTGTAAACACTTTGGTCTGGCCGAAATCACCAAACGCAATGACACTTCTTTTGGAGTTATGACTATTCATAAAACGAAAGAAGGGTTAGATGATCCTCTTTTTGAAGGATTGTCAGATCCATTTTATGCCATAGATTCCCGAGATTATCAGGTTGTACAGCCTAAATTGAGTGTTTTTGCTAAAAAAGGAGCTAAAATTATTTCTTTGGAAAAAATTAGGGATTATGTGCAATACGAACGCGCAATAATGGCTGTTCGTTTTACAGATTATTTTGTGGGAACACAATTTCATCCAGAAGCAGATCCGGTGAGTTTTATTACTCATTTAAGAAATAAGGAAGCCAAAAATAAAATTAGGGCTATGAAAGGCAAAAAGAAGTTCCGTAATATGCTGGAAGATTTATTAGATGACGATAAGATTTACAGAACTAACGAGACTTTGATTCCAAATTTCCTTCGCATTGCCATAAATGACTTGATAAAGACTAAAAAAATCATGTCTAATTAA
- a CDS encoding gluconate 2-dehydrogenase subunit 3 family protein: MDRREALKKVAFLMGGAISATTMGVLFESFTVLEKDKNFVFFSASDEEILAEFADIIIPTTASSAGAKAAGLGAFIPMMIRDCYPAQMQQMFASGMKDMQAKCFKDFNKDFLTMTVEERQKLMNSLKDEAIATDKAPSFFLLARDLTILGYFSSEIGCTQAREYLPVPGRYDGSADYTPGQKAWATN, from the coding sequence ATGGATAGACGGGAAGCACTAAAAAAAGTTGCATTTTTAATGGGAGGCGCAATATCTGCGACTACAATGGGGGTTTTATTTGAAAGTTTTACGGTATTGGAAAAGGATAAAAACTTTGTGTTTTTCTCTGCTTCAGATGAAGAAATTTTGGCTGAATTTGCCGATATTATTATTCCAACAACTGCATCATCTGCAGGAGCAAAAGCAGCTGGTTTAGGTGCGTTTATTCCAATGATGATTAGGGATTGTTATCCAGCGCAAATGCAACAAATGTTTGCTTCCGGAATGAAAGACATGCAGGCAAAATGTTTCAAAGATTTCAATAAAGATTTTTTGACAATGACTGTAGAAGAACGTCAGAAATTAATGAACAGCTTAAAAGATGAAGCCATTGCAACAGATAAAGCACCTTCTTTCTTTTTACTAGCCAGAGATTTAACTATATTGGGTTACTTTTCTTCAGAAATAGGTTGTACTCAAGCCCGTGAATATTTACCAGTACCAGGTCGATATGACGGAAGTGCGGACTATACACCAGGACAAAAAGCTTGGGCTACAAACTAA
- a CDS encoding GMC oxidoreductase, with the protein MNINTDLKKQNTYDAIVVGSGISGGWAAKELTEKGLRVLMLERGMNIEHVKDYESAMKAPWEFQHAGKLTEEQKATHPVQTRDYPYSEATEKWWVNDIECPYTEDKRFDWYRGFHVGGKSLMWGRQSYRFSDHNFEDNAKDGHGNDWPIRYKDISPWYDYAEKFAGISGQNENWPLLPDGHFLPPMDMNCVEKSVKERIEKHYNKSRIMTIGRTANLTVPHNGRGNCQYRNLCSRGCPFGAYFSTQSATLPAAMATKRLTVRPYSIVNHIIYDKETKKAKGVMVIDAETNETMEFYAKIVFVNGSTLGSTFVLLNSTSEAHPNGLGNASGQLGHNLMDHHFRCGAEGSAEGFEDKYTYGRRANGIYIPRYQNVGNDKRDYLRGFGYQGGASRGLWHKEVAELAFGGDFKDTMSLPADSWSMGLGGFGEMLPYYENKVYIDHSKKDKWGQPVLAIDCEYKENEAKMREDMMNDAAEMLEAAGIKNVKTYDNDCYPGMAIHEMGTARMGNDPKTSVLNKWNQMHEVNNVFVTDGSCMPSIACQNPSLTFMALTARACDYAVKELKKKNI; encoded by the coding sequence GTGAATATAAATACGGATTTAAAAAAACAAAATACTTATGATGCTATAGTTGTAGGATCTGGTATTAGTGGCGGTTGGGCCGCAAAAGAACTTACCGAAAAAGGATTAAGAGTTTTGATGTTGGAACGCGGAATGAACATTGAGCATGTTAAAGATTATGAATCAGCTATGAAAGCTCCATGGGAATTTCAACATGCAGGAAAACTTACCGAAGAGCAAAAAGCAACACATCCTGTTCAAACAAGAGATTACCCATACAGTGAAGCAACTGAAAAATGGTGGGTGAATGATATTGAATGTCCTTATACTGAAGACAAGCGTTTTGACTGGTACAGAGGGTTTCATGTAGGTGGAAAGTCATTAATGTGGGGACGTCAGAGTTACCGTTTTAGTGACCACAATTTTGAAGATAATGCAAAAGATGGTCATGGTAATGACTGGCCAATCCGTTATAAAGATATTTCTCCATGGTATGATTACGCAGAGAAGTTTGCAGGAATAAGTGGTCAAAATGAAAATTGGCCTTTATTGCCGGATGGTCATTTTCTTCCGCCAATGGATATGAACTGTGTAGAAAAATCAGTTAAAGAAAGAATAGAAAAACACTATAATAAATCAAGAATTATGACCATTGGCCGTACCGCAAATTTAACGGTTCCACACAACGGTCGTGGAAATTGTCAATATAGAAATTTATGTAGTCGTGGATGTCCGTTTGGTGCTTATTTCAGTACACAATCAGCTACACTTCCTGCTGCAATGGCAACCAAAAGATTAACCGTTAGACCCTACTCTATTGTGAATCACATCATTTATGATAAAGAGACTAAAAAAGCAAAAGGAGTTATGGTTATCGATGCAGAAACTAATGAAACAATGGAGTTTTATGCAAAAATTGTTTTTGTTAACGGATCTACTTTAGGCTCGACTTTTGTATTATTAAACTCTACTTCAGAAGCGCATCCTAATGGATTAGGTAATGCCAGTGGACAATTAGGACATAATTTAATGGATCACCATTTCCGTTGTGGAGCAGAAGGAAGTGCAGAAGGATTTGAAGATAAATACACTTACGGTAGAAGAGCTAATGGAATTTATATACCAAGGTATCAAAACGTAGGTAATGACAAAAGAGATTACTTAAGAGGCTTTGGTTACCAAGGTGGTGCCAGTAGAGGTTTGTGGCATAAAGAAGTAGCTGAATTAGCTTTTGGTGGAGATTTCAAAGATACTATGTCACTTCCTGCAGATTCTTGGAGCATGGGATTAGGTGGTTTTGGTGAAATGTTACCTTATTATGAAAATAAAGTTTACATCGACCATTCTAAAAAAGATAAATGGGGACAACCGGTTTTGGCTATTGATTGCGAATACAAAGAGAATGAAGCAAAAATGCGTGAAGACATGATGAATGACGCTGCTGAAATGCTTGAAGCAGCTGGAATCAAAAATGTAAAAACGTATGATAATGATTGTTATCCAGGTATGGCCATTCACGAAATGGGAACTGCGAGAATGGGTAACGATCCTAAAACATCTGTTTTAAACAAATGGAATCAAATGCATGAAGTTAATAACGTATTTGTGACAGATGGTTCTTGTATGCCTTCAATCGCTTGTCAAAATCCATCATTAACATTCATGGCTTTAACAGCTCGTGCTTGTGATTATGCAGTAAAAGAATTAAAGAAAAAAAATATCTAG